From Bosea sp. NBC_00550, the proteins below share one genomic window:
- a CDS encoding Lrp/AsnC family transcriptional regulator, whose translation MAKLDAFDLRILARLQEDASLPLAELAEAVGLSATPCWRRVQKLEAAGYIRKRVALLDREKLKAGVTVFIAVKTARHSMEWLERFHQAVHDLPEIVDFYRMSGEIDYLLKACVADIAAYDVLYKKLISRIDLSDVTSMFAMEELKSTSAIPLGFAMSGN comes from the coding sequence ATGGCCAAACTCGATGCCTTCGATCTGCGTATCCTCGCGCGCCTGCAGGAGGATGCAAGCCTGCCGTTGGCGGAGCTCGCCGAGGCTGTCGGGCTCTCGGCGACGCCGTGCTGGCGAAGGGTCCAGAAGCTCGAGGCGGCCGGCTATATCCGCAAGCGCGTCGCGTTGCTCGATCGGGAGAAACTGAAGGCTGGCGTCACAGTCTTCATCGCGGTCAAGACGGCGCGCCATTCGATGGAGTGGCTGGAGCGCTTCCATCAAGCCGTCCATGACCTGCCGGAGATCGTCGATTTCTACCGGATGAGCGGCGAGATCGACTATCTGCTCAAGGCCTGCGTCGCCGACATCGCGGCCTATGACGTGCTCTACAAGAAGCTGATCTCCCGCATCGACCTCAGCGACGTGACCTCGATGTTCGCCATGGAGGAGCTGAAGTCGACGAGCGCGATTCCGCTCGGCTTCGCGATGTCGGGAAACTGA
- a CDS encoding cysteine dioxygenase, translating into MQGFLSEERRGAVLSSLRTDEGTLSRDYLAAAREVLHELVAMPDLVRRLPLDRKPGGYTRNLLAGNDAVSVWAIVWGEGSATSIHDHHCSCCFGVVSGAVTETWYRAIEATRAVPTEEQARGAGYVACMLPTGPNIHRMRNFGPGEAISIHIYGYDHEEHASSVETEYTAIGG; encoded by the coding sequence ATGCAGGGCTTTCTGAGCGAGGAGCGGCGCGGAGCCGTGCTGAGCAGCCTGCGGACCGACGAGGGCACGCTGTCGCGCGATTATCTCGCCGCCGCGCGGGAGGTTCTGCACGAGCTCGTCGCCATGCCGGATCTGGTCCGGCGCCTGCCGCTCGACCGCAAGCCCGGCGGCTACACGCGCAACCTGCTCGCTGGCAACGACGCCGTCAGCGTCTGGGCGATCGTCTGGGGCGAAGGCTCGGCCACCTCGATCCATGACCACCACTGCTCGTGCTGCTTCGGCGTCGTCTCCGGCGCCGTCACCGAGACCTGGTACCGGGCGATCGAGGCGACGCGGGCCGTGCCGACCGAGGAACAGGCGCGCGGGGCCGGCTATGTCGCCTGCATGCTGCCCACCGGGCCGAACATCCATCGCATGCGCAATTTCGGGCCGGGTGAAGCGATTTCGATCCACATCTACGGCTATGATCACGAGGAGCACGCATCCTCGGTCGAGACCGAATACACCGCCATCGGCGGCTGA
- a CDS encoding glycoside hydrolase family 19 protein has protein sequence MSMRAIGALIGVGASPDPALAVTRERLLRLAPSANIAIVAGIAARFDALAREYDVTTVLRICHFLAQAAHETDGFRTFQEYGGPSYFARYEGRRDLGNIQTGDGARYHGRGIFQLTGRANYRRFGQILGIDLEAEPERAREPAVALAVAFAYWRERGMAAAADADDVERVTKLINGGRNGLAERARYLATAKRIWV, from the coding sequence ATGTCGATGCGCGCCATCGGAGCCTTGATCGGTGTCGGCGCTTCGCCCGACCCCGCTCTGGCCGTTACCAGAGAACGCCTGCTGCGGCTCGCGCCGTCTGCGAACATCGCGATCGTCGCCGGCATCGCCGCGCGCTTCGACGCGCTGGCTCGCGAATACGACGTCACGACAGTGCTGCGCATCTGCCATTTCCTGGCGCAGGCCGCTCACGAGACGGACGGCTTCCGCACCTTCCAGGAATATGGCGGCCCGTCCTATTTCGCCCGCTACGAGGGCCGGCGCGATCTCGGCAACATCCAAACTGGCGATGGCGCCCGCTATCACGGCCGCGGCATTTTCCAGCTCACGGGCCGGGCGAATTATCGCCGCTTCGGCCAAATCCTCGGCATCGACCTCGAAGCCGAGCCCGAACGCGCCAGGGAACCTGCGGTCGCACTGGCCGTCGCCTTCGCCTATTGGCGCGAACGCGGCATGGCGGCAGCCGCCGACGCGGACGATGTCGAGCGCGTGACGAAGCTCATCAATGGCGGTCGCAACGGGCTGGCGGAACGCGCACGCTACCTCGCGACGGCAAAGCGTATCTGGGTGTGA
- a CDS encoding trans-sulfuration enzyme family protein — MSKRPLHPRSLAAQALGKVDPVTKGVVPPIHVATTYLRDPDNGYSSGFIYGRPDNETVHEAQAVLAMLEEAKAGALLFGSGMAAATAVFQALSPGDHVVASKVMYWALRAWLLTEATRWGLSVEFVETDDLTALKAAVKPGVTKLIWVETPSNPLWTITDIAGAAEIAHQAGARLAVDSTCASPVHTRPLTLGADIVMHAATKVLNGHSDVVAGALCAREDDEFWSRIKTVRKGQGGILGPFEAYLLMRGMRTLHLRQERQAASALELAQRLSAHPMVARVLYPGLPQHPGHDIAARQMENGFGYMLSVQVNGGEAAAIATAAQVELYKRATSLGGVESLIEHRASIEGAGSPCPTDLLRLSTGIEDVADLYDDLDQALTAAHR, encoded by the coding sequence ATGTCGAAGCGCCCGCTCCATCCTCGCTCCCTTGCCGCGCAGGCTCTGGGCAAGGTCGATCCTGTGACGAAGGGGGTGGTGCCGCCGATCCATGTCGCGACGACCTATCTGCGCGACCCGGACAATGGCTACTCCTCCGGCTTCATCTATGGCCGGCCGGACAACGAGACGGTGCATGAGGCGCAGGCCGTGCTCGCCATGCTGGAGGAGGCCAAGGCCGGGGCGCTGCTGTTCGGCTCGGGCATGGCGGCGGCGACGGCGGTGTTCCAGGCGCTCTCGCCCGGCGACCATGTCGTCGCCTCCAAGGTGATGTACTGGGCGCTGCGGGCCTGGCTCCTGACTGAGGCGACGCGCTGGGGCCTGAGCGTCGAGTTCGTCGAGACCGACGATTTGACCGCGCTTAAGGCCGCGGTGAAGCCGGGCGTGACCAAGCTCATCTGGGTCGAGACGCCGTCGAACCCGCTCTGGACCATCACCGACATCGCTGGCGCGGCCGAGATCGCGCACCAGGCCGGCGCCAGGCTCGCGGTCGATTCGACCTGCGCCTCGCCGGTCCACACCCGCCCGCTGACGCTCGGCGCCGACATCGTGATGCATGCGGCGACGAAGGTGCTGAACGGCCATTCCGACGTCGTCGCCGGAGCGCTCTGCGCCCGCGAGGACGACGAGTTCTGGAGCCGGATCAAGACGGTGCGCAAGGGCCAGGGCGGCATCCTCGGCCCGTTCGAGGCCTATCTGCTGATGCGCGGGATGCGCACGCTGCATCTGCGGCAGGAGCGGCAGGCGGCCTCGGCGCTGGAGCTGGCGCAGCGGCTCTCCGCGCATCCGATGGTGGCGCGCGTGCTCTATCCCGGCCTGCCGCAGCATCCCGGCCACGACATCGCGGCGCGGCAGATGGAGAACGGCTTCGGCTACATGCTCTCGGTGCAGGTCAACGGCGGCGAGGCGGCGGCCATCGCCACGGCGGCGCAGGTCGAGCTGTACAAGCGCGCGACCTCGCTTGGCGGCGTCGAGAGCCTGATCGAGCACCGCGCCTCGATCGAGGGCGCGGGCTCGCCCTGCCCGACCGACCTCTTGCGCCTCTCGACCGGCATCGAGGATGTCGCCGATCTCTACGACGATCTCGACCAGGCGCTGACGGCAGCGCACCGCTGA
- a CDS encoding TspO/MBR family protein produces MTTLPETSIDRRPPLWAALAIAILPVVAASVAGSAATVPQIPTWYAGLVKPAFNPPNWIFAPVWTTLFALMALAAFRILRLPIGLPGRRRALVVYHLQLLLNIGWSFAFFGANSPVAGLAVIMVLLLLIAATIAAFRPLDRLASNLLWPYLAWVGFATLLNASIWWLNR; encoded by the coding sequence ATGACGACGCTGCCGGAAACCTCCATCGATCGCCGCCCGCCGCTATGGGCCGCACTCGCCATCGCGATCCTGCCGGTGGTGGCCGCCTCGGTAGCGGGAAGCGCGGCGACCGTCCCGCAAATCCCGACCTGGTATGCCGGTCTCGTCAAACCGGCCTTCAATCCGCCGAACTGGATCTTCGCGCCGGTCTGGACGACGCTCTTCGCGCTGATGGCGCTCGCCGCGTTCCGCATCCTGCGCCTGCCGATCGGCCTTCCCGGCCGCCGGCGCGCGCTGGTGGTCTATCATCTGCAGCTTCTGCTCAATATCGGCTGGTCCTTCGCCTTCTTCGGCGCCAACAGCCCGGTTGCCGGCCTTGCCGTCATCATGGTCCTGCTGCTCCTGATCGCAGCAACCATCGCAGCCTTCCGGCCGCTCGACCGGCTCGCGTCGAACCTGCTCTGGCCCTATCTCGCCTGGGTCGGCTTCGCGACGCTGCTCAACGCCTCGATCTGGTGGCTGAACCGCTGA
- a CDS encoding response regulator, whose product MSRILVVDDEEPLRTLVARGLTLDGHSCLTAADGAEALDLLVAEQGRFDLLLTDIRMPLMDGIALALAAKQQFPELTIMLMTGYAEQRERAKSLEAIVSEVMAKPFTIAELRATVLRVIERSIGG is encoded by the coding sequence ATGTCACGTATCCTGGTCGTCGACGATGAGGAGCCTCTGCGCACGCTGGTCGCGCGCGGCCTCACGCTGGACGGTCATAGCTGCCTCACCGCCGCGGACGGCGCCGAAGCGCTCGACCTGCTCGTCGCCGAGCAGGGCCGCTTCGACCTGCTGCTGACCGATATCCGCATGCCGCTGATGGACGGCATCGCGCTCGCACTGGCCGCCAAGCAGCAGTTCCCCGAGCTGACGATCATGCTGATGACGGGTTATGCCGAGCAGCGCGAGCGCGCCAAGAGCCTTGAGGCGATCGTGTCCGAAGTGATGGCGAAGCCCTTCACCATCGCCGAATTGCGCGCCACCGTGCTCAGGGTGATCGAACGTTCGATCGGCGGATGA
- the hpt gene encoding hypoxanthine phosphoribosyltransferase encodes MPERRIRVLYDEAAIARRNEEMAEAIAASNPQDLLVVAVLKGSFMFAADLIRAMHRVGLAPQVEFIHLSSYRTGTVSSGQVEILRDVQSEVRGRDVLLVDDILESGRTLAFAKDLLAARGAAKVSSAVLLEKPHKRAVNIQPDYVGFECPDYFVVGYGMDVAHSYRQLPFVGVVETEDQAGLPGI; translated from the coding sequence ATGCCGGAAAGGCGGATCAGGGTTCTGTACGACGAGGCTGCGATCGCGCGGCGCAACGAGGAGATGGCCGAGGCCATCGCCGCCAGCAATCCCCAGGACCTGCTCGTCGTCGCCGTGCTGAAGGGAAGCTTCATGTTCGCGGCCGACCTGATCCGGGCGATGCATCGCGTGGGCCTGGCCCCTCAGGTCGAGTTCATCCACCTGTCGAGCTACCGGACCGGCACCGTCTCGTCGGGGCAGGTCGAGATCCTGCGCGACGTGCAGAGCGAGGTGCGCGGGCGCGACGTGCTGCTGGTCGACGACATCCTGGAATCCGGCCGCACGCTCGCCTTCGCCAAGGACCTGCTGGCGGCACGCGGCGCCGCGAAGGTGTCCTCCGCCGTTCTCCTGGAGAAGCCGCACAAGCGCGCCGTCAACATCCAGCCCGACTATGTCGGCTTCGAATGCCCGGACTATTTCGTTGTGGGCTACGGCATGGATGTCGCCCATTCCTATCGGCAGCTGCCGTTCGTCGGCGTGGTCGAGACCGAGGATCAGGCCGGGCTCCCGGGTATCTGA
- a CDS encoding zinc-ribbon domain-containing protein: MLIVCPSCASQYELDAAKLGPEGRKVRCASCKNAWHVDPAAVFPDAPTEQETQALLAEELERAAAIDAEITALAAEASENGDAAEAESVVVADAVPPAGRRKRGAGKASIPRIGALRERGAALPAAAALAGLALLGLAVWQRNMVVRAAPQLAGIFETIGLPVNVRGLSLSAIESGLVEDGAHRFLVVEGDVTNITRSQAKVPLIEVAVKDVAGATLYTWTAEPPRANLEPAELIRFRARLASPPENGRSVRVRFTSAATAANIASTH; encoded by the coding sequence ATGCTGATCGTCTGCCCCTCCTGCGCCAGCCAGTATGAACTCGACGCGGCCAAACTGGGGCCGGAAGGTCGAAAGGTCAGATGCGCCAGCTGCAAGAACGCGTGGCATGTCGACCCGGCCGCCGTCTTCCCCGACGCACCTACCGAGCAGGAGACGCAGGCCCTATTGGCCGAGGAGCTGGAGCGTGCCGCCGCGATCGATGCCGAGATCACGGCGCTCGCCGCCGAAGCCAGCGAGAACGGGGATGCAGCCGAGGCCGAATCCGTTGTGGTCGCTGACGCCGTGCCGCCCGCGGGCCGGCGCAAGCGCGGCGCCGGCAAAGCGAGCATTCCGAGGATTGGCGCCTTGCGTGAGCGTGGCGCCGCGCTTCCGGCCGCGGCCGCTCTGGCCGGCCTTGCCCTGCTCGGCCTCGCCGTCTGGCAGCGCAATATGGTCGTGCGCGCTGCGCCGCAGCTCGCAGGCATCTTCGAGACGATCGGGCTGCCGGTGAATGTCCGGGGCTTGAGCCTGAGCGCGATCGAGAGCGGGCTCGTTGAGGACGGCGCGCACCGCTTCCTCGTGGTCGAGGGTGACGTCACCAACATCACCCGGAGCCAGGCCAAGGTGCCGCTGATCGAAGTCGCGGTGAAGGATGTTGCGGGCGCGACCTTGTACACCTGGACGGCCGAGCCGCCGCGGGCGAATCTCGAGCCGGCCGAACTGATCCGCTTCAGGGCGCGGCTGGCTTCGCCGCCGGAGAACGGCCGCTCCGTACGGGTCCGCTTCACTTCGGCTGCAACAGCGGCCAATATCGCCAGCACGCATTGA
- the ftsE gene encoding cell division ATP-binding protein FtsE — protein MGPEVLKDINFSIAPRSFQYLTGPSGAGKTTLMRLILMALKPTRGLVNLFGQDVSRLDAGTLTAFRRRMGVVFQDFRLLDHLTVYENVALPLRVLGKEETSYRAEVVELLRWVGLGERMHAVPAVLSGGEKQRAAIARALIGRPELLLADEPTGNVDPGLGRRLLRLFMELQSLGTAVIIATHDLNLMEIYDAPRLVLADGHLHVDA, from the coding sequence ATGGGCCCGGAGGTGCTGAAGGACATCAACTTCAGTATCGCGCCGCGCTCGTTCCAATATCTGACCGGCCCGTCCGGCGCCGGCAAGACGACGCTGATGCGCCTGATCCTGATGGCGCTGAAGCCCACGCGCGGACTGGTCAACCTGTTCGGGCAGGACGTCTCGCGCCTCGACGCGGGGACGCTGACCGCGTTTCGCCGGCGCATGGGCGTGGTCTTCCAGGATTTCCGCCTGCTCGATCATCTCACCGTCTACGAAAATGTCGCGCTGCCGCTGCGCGTGCTCGGCAAAGAGGAGACGAGCTATCGCGCCGAGGTGGTCGAGCTGCTGCGCTGGGTCGGCCTCGGCGAGCGCATGCATGCCGTGCCCGCCGTCCTCTCGGGCGGCGAGAAGCAGCGTGCCGCGATCGCGCGCGCCCTGATCGGCCGGCCGGAACTGCTGCTCGCCGACGAGCCGACGGGCAATGTCGACCCCGGTCTCGGCCGGCGGCTGCTGCGTCTGTTCATGGAATTGCAGTCGCTCGGCACGGCGGTGATCATCGCGACTCACGACCTGAACCTGATGGAGATCTACGACGCGCCGCGTCTGGTGCTGGCCGACGGGCATCTGCATGTCGACGCTTGA
- a CDS encoding cell division protein FtsX, producing MSTLESGHHEPEHAERALPSNLRRDQPLVPVDSVAGRALMAVIAILTFLAALSAGAAVLAARASDQWRGAISNEMTIQIRPDSHRNIEEDVKRAVAMAQALGGIDSVRAVPKAESDKLLEPWLGTGLDLVELPIPRLIVLKLKPGASPDLASFGPALRRDVPSAILDDHRLWVRRLSAMAGTIVISGFAVVLLVLAAAALAVAFATRGAMAGSRDSVEVLHFVGADDGFIAREFQSRFIRLGLKGGAVGGLAAILVIAIIGFIVSRWRTAPEAEQLQALFGAFEIGWAGYAAVILVAVVVAAIAGLVSRFTVRHYLRMLA from the coding sequence ATGTCGACGCTTGAGAGCGGCCATCACGAGCCGGAGCATGCCGAGCGTGCGCTGCCCTCCAATCTGCGGCGCGACCAGCCCCTCGTGCCGGTCGACAGCGTAGCAGGCCGCGCGCTGATGGCGGTGATCGCGATCCTGACCTTCCTGGCCGCCCTGAGCGCCGGTGCCGCCGTGCTCGCCGCACGCGCCTCCGACCAGTGGCGCGGCGCCATCTCCAACGAGATGACCATCCAGATCCGGCCCGATTCGCACCGCAACATCGAGGAGGACGTCAAGCGCGCGGTGGCAATGGCGCAGGCGCTGGGCGGCATCGACAGCGTCCGGGCCGTGCCCAAGGCCGAATCCGACAAGCTGCTCGAGCCCTGGCTCGGCACCGGCCTCGATCTCGTCGAACTGCCGATCCCCCGGCTCATCGTGCTCAAGCTCAAGCCGGGCGCCAGCCCCGATCTCGCCAGCTTCGGCCCGGCTCTTCGCCGCGATGTGCCGTCCGCCATCCTCGACGACCACCGGCTCTGGGTCCGGCGGCTCTCCGCGATGGCCGGCACCATCGTCATCTCCGGCTTCGCGGTTGTCCTGCTCGTGCTCGCGGCCGCGGCGCTCGCCGTCGCCTTCGCCACGCGCGGCGCGATGGCCGGCAGCCGCGACAGCGTCGAGGTGCTGCATTTCGTCGGCGCCGACGACGGCTTCATCGCCCGTGAATTCCAGAGCCGTTTCATCCGGCTCGGCCTCAAGGGCGGGGCCGTCGGCGGCCTTGCCGCCATTCTCGTCATCGCCATCATCGGCTTCATCGTCTCGCGCTGGCGAACGGCGCCGGAAGCCGAGCAATTGCAGGCCTTGTTCGGCGCGTTCGAGATCGGCTGGGCCGGCTATGCCGCGGTGATTCTCGTTGCCGTGGTGGTGGCCGCCATCGCCGGACTGGTGTCCCGCTTCACCGTCCGCCACTACCTCAGGATGCTGGCATGA
- a CDS encoding YdcF family protein encodes MAMIGSTNDHFAMEPPDSAARRPGAGRRFSLRRILAMSMAIVACAGLILSGLGYARFASGIDAQEPATTPRTDAIVVVTGGAQRIGDAIGLLGADRGARLLISGVNEKTGRDELAKLNPAARDLLACCVDLDYRARNTIGNAIETRRWLRQHGFGSLLVVTSNYHMPRTLAEFAHAMPGVKLIPHPVVTEHLDTSGWWHRWATIKILAPEYVKYLVARLRSLVESDPETSRLSVIVGGRKPVSSKPAELMGPAAEKRSRLQGHARHEG; translated from the coding sequence ATGGCCATGATCGGCAGCACGAACGACCATTTCGCGATGGAGCCGCCCGATTCCGCGGCCCGGCGCCCCGGCGCGGGTCGGCGGTTCTCGCTGCGCCGGATTCTGGCGATGAGCATGGCCATAGTCGCCTGTGCCGGCCTGATCCTGTCCGGCCTCGGCTATGCGCGTTTCGCCTCCGGCATCGATGCGCAGGAACCAGCGACCACGCCGCGCACCGATGCGATCGTCGTCGTCACCGGCGGCGCCCAGCGGATCGGCGACGCCATCGGCCTGCTCGGGGCCGACCGCGGTGCGCGGCTGCTGATCAGCGGCGTCAACGAGAAGACAGGCCGCGATGAGCTGGCCAAGCTGAACCCGGCCGCACGCGATCTGCTCGCCTGCTGCGTCGATCTCGACTATCGCGCCCGCAACACCATCGGCAACGCCATCGAGACCCGGCGCTGGCTCCGCCAGCACGGCTTCGGCTCGCTGCTGGTCGTGACCTCGAACTACCACATGCCGCGCACGCTGGCCGAGTTCGCGCACGCCATGCCGGGCGTGAAGCTGATTCCGCACCCGGTCGTGACCGAGCATCTCGACACCTCCGGCTGGTGGCATCGTTGGGCGACGATCAAGATTCTCGCGCCCGAATACGTGAAATATCTGGTGGCCCGCCTGCGCAGCCTCGTCGAAAGCGATCCCGAAACCTCGCGGCTGTCCGTGATCGTCGGCGGCCGCAAGCCGGTCTCGTCGAAGCCGGCCGAGCTGATGGGGCCGGCAGCGGAGAAGCGGTCGCGGCTGCAGGGCCACGCGCGCCACGAAGGCTGA
- a CDS encoding lysophospholipid acyltransferase family protein → MLVLRSLVFNTLFYANLVLWLVFGVLPALLLPRRIMLAVAIGWSLSSLWLLRIVAGTRCEITGLENIPQGGLMVAAKHQSFVETFALVTVFRNPVFILKRELTWIPFFGWALNKLRMIPVNRGARARALSQVTRRAKVELGQNGRQLLIFPEGTRRAAGAPPAYKFGVAHIYAELGVPCVPVALNTGLYWPRRKFLRRPGTIRIEILPPIMPGLDKISFQRELQERIETACDRLLAQGRTELAALGLDPLATPDNP, encoded by the coding sequence ATGCTTGTTCTGCGCTCCCTCGTCTTCAACACCCTGTTCTATGCAAACCTCGTCCTCTGGCTGGTCTTCGGCGTTCTGCCGGCGCTGCTGCTGCCGAGGCGGATCATGCTGGCGGTGGCGATCGGCTGGTCGCTCTCCTCGCTCTGGCTGCTGCGAATCGTCGCCGGTACGCGTTGCGAGATCACCGGCCTCGAGAACATCCCGCAGGGCGGGCTGATGGTCGCGGCGAAGCACCAGTCCTTCGTGGAGACCTTCGCACTCGTCACGGTCTTCCGGAACCCGGTCTTCATCCTGAAGCGCGAACTGACATGGATCCCGTTTTTCGGCTGGGCCCTGAACAAGCTGCGCATGATCCCGGTCAATCGCGGCGCCCGGGCTCGCGCCCTGTCGCAGGTCACGCGCCGCGCCAAGGTCGAGCTCGGCCAGAACGGGCGGCAGCTCCTGATCTTCCCCGAGGGTACGCGCCGTGCCGCCGGTGCCCCGCCGGCCTACAAGTTCGGCGTCGCGCATATCTATGCCGAGCTCGGCGTGCCCTGCGTCCCGGTCGCGCTCAACACCGGCCTCTACTGGCCCCGCCGCAAGTTCCTGCGCCGTCCCGGCACGATCCGCATCGAGATCCTGCCGCCGATCATGCCGGGGCTCGACAAAATCTCCTTCCAGCGCGAGCTGCAGGAGCGGATCGAGACCGCCTGCGACAGGCTGCTGGCACAGGGGCGGACGGAACTCGCAGCGCTCGGGCTCGATCCGCTCGCCACTCCTGACAATCCCTGA
- a CDS encoding gamma-glutamylcyclotransferase produces the protein MTSEFGKADLWVFGYGSLIWRPGFAFEESVQARLHGYHRSLCVFSHVHRGTPERPGLVLGLDRGGVCRGLAFRVTGARAQETVSYLRAREQATAVYIERHVPLRLEDGREVRGLVYVADRKHLQYAGKLSATELLKLVRQGRGSSGENPDYVLQTHEHLRKMGIYDPVLAALAQELAPGLAATHPPLSG, from the coding sequence ATGACGAGCGAATTCGGCAAGGCGGATCTCTGGGTCTTCGGCTACGGCTCGCTGATCTGGCGGCCGGGCTTCGCCTTCGAGGAGAGCGTGCAGGCGCGGCTTCACGGCTATCACCGCTCGCTCTGCGTGTTCTCGCATGTCCACCGCGGCACGCCGGAGCGGCCCGGGCTGGTCCTCGGGCTCGATCGTGGTGGTGTCTGCCGGGGTCTCGCCTTCCGGGTCACGGGCGCGCGGGCGCAGGAGACCGTGTCCTATCTGCGGGCACGCGAGCAGGCGACCGCGGTCTATATCGAGCGCCATGTTCCGCTCAGGCTCGAGGACGGCCGGGAGGTGCGCGGCCTCGTCTACGTCGCCGATCGCAAGCACCTGCAATATGCTGGCAAGCTGTCGGCGACCGAGCTGCTCAAGCTCGTCCGGCAGGGGCGCGGCAGCTCCGGGGAAAACCCGGACTATGTGCTGCAGACCCATGAGCATCTGCGTAAGATGGGGATCTATGATCCGGTCCTGGCCGCTTTGGCGCAGGAACTCGCGCCCGGCCTCGCGGCGACGCATCCGCCGCTGTCAGGCTGA
- a CDS encoding DUF2125 domain-containing protein, whose product MTDTLPTRRRQSRFWLYGPFLLLVILAAAWSAFWFYARARASAEIDTALAREAERGRAWTCTDRTIGGYPFRIELRCNALALTSTRWGDAVRIETGPALAVGQIYSPSLVIFELSGPAKATLPEGRTLDLTWTNLDASFAWRNPERFALVASDLTAVLTVPGLNPETWGSKTLEAHLRRNPTRPALEQAVDIAVSAKGTVLPPINALLGNTDTGEIDLQATLTQAESFRKGFNPDALESWRAANGIFDLTRMVSTKGKARVDGSGQLLLDPAHRVAGDLRLAAAGIEQIGGIRIGNLLGGLGGLLGGRGADAATAPGLTPLPPVSLRDGRVFIGPFRLPLQPLPPLY is encoded by the coding sequence ATGACCGATACCCTTCCGACGCGCCGCCGCCAGAGCCGGTTCTGGCTCTACGGCCCGTTCCTCCTGCTTGTCATTCTGGCCGCTGCCTGGTCCGCCTTCTGGTTCTATGCCCGCGCACGTGCCTCCGCCGAGATCGACACCGCGCTGGCGCGCGAGGCCGAGCGCGGCCGGGCCTGGACCTGCACCGACCGCACCATCGGCGGCTATCCCTTCCGCATCGAGCTGCGCTGCAACGCGCTTGCTCTCACCTCGACACGTTGGGGCGATGCCGTGCGCATCGAGACCGGCCCCGCCCTCGCCGTCGGCCAGATCTATTCGCCCAGCCTCGTGATCTTCGAACTGTCGGGCCCTGCGAAGGCGACCCTGCCGGAAGGCCGCACGCTCGACCTCACCTGGACGAATCTCGACGCCAGTTTCGCCTGGCGCAACCCGGAGCGCTTCGCGCTCGTCGCCAGCGATCTGACCGCCGTCCTGACCGTCCCCGGACTGAACCCGGAGACCTGGGGCAGCAAGACCCTGGAGGCGCATCTGCGGCGTAATCCGACCCGGCCGGCTCTTGAGCAAGCCGTCGACATCGCCGTCTCCGCCAAGGGCACGGTCCTGCCGCCGATCAACGCCCTGCTCGGCAACACCGACACCGGCGAGATCGACCTGCAGGCGACGCTGACCCAGGCCGAGAGCTTCCGGAAGGGCTTCAATCCCGATGCGCTGGAAAGCTGGCGCGCCGCCAACGGCATTTTCGACCTGACCCGCATGGTCTCGACCAAGGGCAAGGCGCGCGTCGACGGCAGCGGCCAGTTGCTGCTCGATCCGGCGCATCGCGTGGCGGGCGATCTCAGGCTGGCGGCGGCGGGCATCGAGCAGATCGGCGGCATCCGCATCGGCAACCTGCTCGGCGGCCTTGGCGGCTTGCTGGGCGGCCGCGGCGCCGATGCCGCGACGGCGCCCGGCCTCACTCCGCTGCCACCCGTCTCCCTGCGCGATGGCCGCGTCTTCATCGGCCCGTTTCGCCTGCCGCTCCAGCCGCTGCCGCCGCTGTATTGA